Within the Deinococcus detaillensis genome, the region ACTATCTGGTGGACGAAGTGCTCAGCCGTCAGCCCGCCTCCATCAAGACCTTTTTGCAGCGCACGGCGATTCTGGAGCGCTTCAATACGTCTTTGTGTGAAGCGGTGACCGGCCAACCCACCGACGCCGATCTGCTCAGGCAGCTTGAAGCGGCCAACCTCTTTCTCGTTCCCCTGGACGACGAGCGTAGGTGGTACCGCTTTCACCACCTCTTCGCCGAGTTTTTACGGCACCGCTTGAAGGCGGACGAGCCAGCATTGATTCCTGAATTGCACCGCCGGGCCAGCGCTTGGTTTGCGGCTCAGGGTCTGACCGATGAAGCGATCCGGCACGCCTTTCTGGCAGACGACAACGAATTGGCCGCTCAAGTCGCCGCCGCTGTGGTGGCCAAGCTGGCCGTGCAGTGGAGCAACGAGCAGTTCATCCAGTACTTTCAGCGATTGCCCACCGCGCTGATCCCAGCTCATCCCCAGCTCTGCTTGTATTACGGCTGGTTTCTGACCACCACTGGGCGACTCGGAACCATCAAGGCGGCGCTGCCGCTGCTGGAACAGAGCAAGGTGTATTCCCCGGAACCCCAGATGCTTGACGCCGCCATCTTCGGTCTGCGTGCCTACGATCACCTTCATCAGCTGGACTTCGCCGCCGCCGCCCGGCTGTGCCAGCAGCAGCTGAGCCTGCTCGAACATGAACAGCCAGGTCGTTCCACCCCCGAGGCGCTGATGGTCCGTATCGCTGGCACCAATCTGATGGGGTCTATCTGTTTTTACACGGCTCCGCAGCGAGCAGCAGCGCTCTATCAGGTCGCTCTGAATCTGGCTCAGCAGATCGGGAGTTTTATCAGTATTTTCACCGCCACCACCGGACTGGCCCAGGCCAACCAGCAACTGGGCCAACTCCGTGAAGCGGCGCGTGTCCTCGAACAGGGGATACGCCACCTAGAAAACACGCGCAGTCAGCGCGGGGGCAGCACCAGAACCGGGAACGTCGCCGAACTGCACGCCCGGTTAGGCCAGCTCCACTACGAGCGCAATCAGCTGGCTGAAGCTGGGGCGGCCCTTCGGCAGGCCAGAAAGCTCAACGAACTCTACGGCTCTCCGTTGGCCCTGGCTCTGGAACTCAGTCTCTCGCTGAGGCTCTGCCTGGCAGCGGGTGAGGTGGAAGCGGCCCACACGGCGCTGCACCGGCTGGACGAGGTAAGCGCCAGCGTCCACGGCAGTGATCCGCTGCTCAAGCAGACCTTCGAGGTGCTGGCCATGCACGGCAGACTGGCGCTTTCGGCCCAAGCCCCCCAGTTGACCCACCTTCTGGACGAGGTGAAGGACTGGCTCGAATCGTGCTGGCCCAGCAACGACGAGCACTTCGGGTCCCCGCTCAGCGGCCACGATATCCTGGCCCGTTTGCGGCTGGCCCGCAATGAACCCACCCAAGCGCTGCCCCTACTGGAGCGGCTGATCGAGGCAGCCCAGGACCAGGAACGGGAAAATGACCTGATCCGCTTCCTGCTGCTGCAAGCCCTGGCGCTGCAACAGCTGAACCGGGAAGGGGAGGCCATGCAGGCGCTGATCCGCGCTCTGAAACTCGCCGAACCGGAGGGCTACTACCGCAGCTTCATAGATCTGGGATCCCAGATGCAGGCCCTGCTCAAGCAGCGTGCCAGAAGCCGGAACACACCGTACCTCGCCGCACTTCTGGCCGCGTTTCCGGAAAGCAGCAGTCCTCTGACAGCGCCCGAAAAGCCCCAGACCGAAGTGATTATTCAAAGGGTGCAGGGCGAAGCATTCAATGCGCGTGAGCTGGCGGTGCTCCGATTGCTGGAAGTTGGGAATACCCACAAACAGATTGCCAGGGAGCTTCAGCTCTCGCCCAACACCGTGAGATGGTACATGAAAAACATATACATCAAATTGCGGGCAAACAACCGCACTGGGGCGCTCAACCGCGCCAGGGAGATGGGGCTGCTCTAGCGCCCCACTACACTCTTTCCACCCACACACTTCCTACCCATTTGCAGGGTGACACATCATCACCTTTCTCATTAAGATTGGGTTCAGGTGATGTCCTGTGGGGAGATTTGAGCCGCTGTGTTACGAAATTCGTGTGAAGGGGCATCTTGATGCCGGCCATAGCGAGTGGCTGGGCAATCTCGAGCTTCACCTTGAGTTCCGCCGTGACCAACCCGTCACGGTATTAAGCGGCTCCCTCACCGATCAGGCTGCACTGCACGGGGTACTCAACATGCTTCAGGCGTTGGGTGTGGTTTTGCTGGAAGTCACTCAAGTCGAGGAGCCGAATTGAAGCGCCCACGAGAAAAAAAGCAGATGAGCGGGTGTCCACTCACCACTTTACCGATACAAGCTGGAGGATGTGACCATTGAAACGACGAGTGAACGAACTCACCGACCTGGACCCGCTTCGCGCCGCTGCCGCTGGCCCGCGGAGAGTGGACAAACAGCGCCGGACATGGCGTGCGGCGATCTATTGCAGCGCCATCATGAGCAGCGTCGCCGGAGCGTCCGGTGAAGTTCAGA harbors:
- a CDS encoding LuxR C-terminal-related transcriptional regulator, yielding MALTLLSTKLHPPLPTAHVIARPHLVARLERGIGAKLMLISSPAGTGKSTLLAAWLRQQSRPAAWLSLDNSDNDLSQFLLYLVSALQQLDPNLGVGLPELLQQQNVVSFEPLLIQLTNNLAQLGGRVILVLDDYHFLSNSRIHDATEFLLDHLPSQVCLVIVTRTDPPLALSRLRVRSQLLEVRGADLRFDLEEAAHFLNGSQGLGLSPAAIASLEAQTEGWIAALQLAALSLAERPDKEAFVEAFVGSHRFLVDYLVDEVLSRQPASIKTFLQRTAILERFNTSLCEAVTGQPTDADLLRQLEAANLFLVPLDDERRWYRFHHLFAEFLRHRLKADEPALIPELHRRASAWFAAQGLTDEAIRHAFLADDNELAAQVAAAVVAKLAVQWSNEQFIQYFQRLPTALIPAHPQLCLYYGWFLTTTGRLGTIKAALPLLEQSKVYSPEPQMLDAAIFGLRAYDHLHQLDFAAAARLCQQQLSLLEHEQPGRSTPEALMVRIAGTNLMGSICFYTAPQRAAALYQVALNLAQQIGSFISIFTATTGLAQANQQLGQLREAARVLEQGIRHLENTRSQRGGSTRTGNVAELHARLGQLHYERNQLAEAGAALRQARKLNELYGSPLALALELSLSLRLCLAAGEVEAAHTALHRLDEVSASVHGSDPLLKQTFEVLAMHGRLALSAQAPQLTHLLDEVKDWLESCWPSNDEHFGSPLSGHDILARLRLARNEPTQALPLLERLIEAAQDQERENDLIRFLLLQALALQQLNREGEAMQALIRALKLAEPEGYYRSFIDLGSQMQALLKQRARSRNTPYLAALLAAFPESSSPLTAPEKPQTEVIIQRVQGEAFNARELAVLRLLEVGNTHKQIARELQLSPNTVRWYMKNIYIKLRANNRTGALNRAREMGLL